A window of the Desulforapulum autotrophicum HRM2 genome harbors these coding sequences:
- a CDS encoding TolC family protein produces the protein MNKSGQGSDYLLGRDDTDWTVGVQASVPLYSGGKKNATLNRSREELLQLHHQRDSLANHIEKQILNAVHLIRASYPGIRLSRDAAKAAQRNLSLVTDSYERGIKSIIDLIDAQNQSLVADQRSANAVYDFLIDIMEIQRSAGNFFLFAPKKELNAWMTRLNQYMNSSL, from the coding sequence TTGAATAAAAGTGGGCAGGGATCCGACTACCTGCTTGGAAGGGATGATACGGACTGGACCGTCGGAGTTCAGGCCAGTGTTCCCCTTTACAGCGGCGGCAAAAAAAATGCCACACTAAACCGGTCCCGGGAAGAGCTGTTACAGCTGCACCATCAGCGAGACAGCCTGGCAAACCACATTGAAAAACAAATTCTCAATGCGGTCCACCTGATCCGCGCCTCCTATCCTGGCATCCGGCTGTCAAGGGATGCAGCCAAAGCAGCCCAACGCAACCTTTCCCTGGTAACCGATTCCTATGAACGCGGCATAAAATCCATCATCGACCTCATCGATGCACAAAACCAGTCCCTGGTGGCTGACCAGCGCTCAGCCAATGCGGTTTATGATTTCCTCATCGATATCATGGAGATCCAGCGCAGCGCCGGCAATTTTTTCCTCTTTGCACCAAAAAAAGAGTTAAATGCCTGGATGACCAGGCTTAACCAGTATATGAATTCATCATTGTAG
- a CDS encoding GlcG/HbpS family heme-binding protein: MKKWLLSTIFGLSILLISIIPALADGPVKTLPGDITLAQAQKILTAAVKKAEEIKVPMNIAIVDAGGNLKAFYRQEDAFIGSIDISIKKAVTARYFNMSTRALGAASQVGKSLYGIEVSNNGLILFAGGVLLVDGNNVIIGAIGVSGGSVDEDESVAMAGAAVIK; encoded by the coding sequence ATGAAAAAATGGTTATTGTCTACAATTTTTGGTCTCTCTATCCTTTTGATTTCTATCATTCCCGCCCTTGCAGATGGTCCTGTTAAAACTTTGCCAGGGGATATCACCCTTGCCCAGGCACAAAAGATTTTAACGGCAGCAGTCAAGAAAGCCGAAGAAATTAAGGTACCAATGAATATTGCCATTGTCGATGCCGGTGGCAATCTTAAGGCTTTTTATCGCCAGGAAGATGCCTTCATTGGCAGTATCGACATCTCCATCAAAAAAGCAGTGACGGCCCGTTATTTCAATATGTCAACCCGTGCCCTGGGGGCCGCTTCACAGGTGGGTAAGTCTCTATACGGGATTGAAGTCAGCAATAACGGTTTAATCCTCTTTGCAGGCGGTGTACTGCTGGTGGATGGAAACAATGTAATTATCGGCGCTATCGGCGTCAGCGGCGGCAGTGTGGACGAGGATGAAAGTGTGGCCATGGCCGGTGCTGCGGTCATCAAATAA
- a CDS encoding 4Fe-4S dicluster domain-containing protein has translation MINKVLEQSRAVFCVDCGKCVAVCPMAEMYQDFSADISPRGIIQRALRQENILEDAGLWCCVGCNAGAQVCPEGVNCRELIKGLRNVAIQQNLNGKIQSCIRCGAMVTTLPVSDYIQKKLNREKIAYLNLCPACRQQVYMERNTLG, from the coding sequence ATGATAAACAAGGTGCTTGAACAATCCAGAGCTGTTTTTTGTGTGGACTGCGGGAAATGTGTGGCTGTCTGTCCCATGGCTGAAATGTATCAGGATTTTTCCGCAGATATTTCCCCCCGGGGAATTATTCAACGGGCGCTCAGGCAGGAGAATATCCTTGAGGATGCGGGCCTGTGGTGCTGTGTTGGGTGTAATGCCGGTGCCCAGGTCTGTCCAGAAGGAGTCAATTGCAGAGAATTGATCAAAGGCCTTCGAAATGTAGCGATACAGCAAAATTTGAATGGAAAGATTCAGTCGTGCATTCGCTGTGGCGCCATGGTGACCACACTGCCTGTGTCTGATTATATTCAAAAAAAGCTGAACCGGGAGAAAATAGCGTACCTGAACCTTTGTCCGGCCTGTCGGCAGCAGGTCTATATGGAAAGAAATACCCTGGGATAA
- a CDS encoding DNA polymerase II: MDGYRGYILTREHLDNRGRQLLRYTGAGDQGPFEIIITRDRPLFFIEHNAELPGHIPLDQRRPVDLAAFDGTSVDVLYFKTQSQLYRARKLLQDLGVTTFEADILPEDRYLMERFIHGSVEIMGTWRSRAGLVTFTDPTLSPVDWQPRFSVMSLDIETGQAGQLYSIACHFKDPKRELEHPGTGTMGIVLMNDSSAPHLDLTDTNLPMDMGLFRENVEPLTDTGWMIRLPGEKEILNAFLKIMNTLDPDILIGWHVIGFDLMFLEKKYREHAIKFTLGRNQLVPEIREIRKGTYTTDICGRIVIDGPPSLRAAFYSFDNFRLETVASEILRKGKDIGDDQDKVPEIERRFRQDKTGLARYNLLDCTLVWEIFKKIGLIDLILKRAQLSGLAMDQVGRSVAAFDHFMLPKIHRNGLVAPNVKDIKDIGNAPGGWVFTKLPGFFEQIAVFDFKSLYPSIIRTFKIDPLSRLNAHVHPLTTPVNTTFSRDVHVLPEFITTLMENRDRAKKARDPHLSQAVKILMNSFYGVMGTTRSRFYNPDLSRSITGSGRWLLKRTRDFLEQKGYSVLYGDTDSVFVQLKANEFKDGRQAGEKLARQMNDYLTRTLKSEFNLESHLEIEFEKLFARFFLPALRGGGKSAKKRYAGLLQKGDKQELVFTGLEFVRSDWTRFARQFQYDLFHRVFQDQEVAVWIRQKIMDLKKHVHDPDLVYRKRLTKPVREYVKMVPPHVKAARLLKGRQENPREIAYVMTLRGPVPTALPHDDLDYNHYIEKQLKPIADAVLLFFDLSVADIMGGKQLSLF; the protein is encoded by the coding sequence ATGGATGGATACAGGGGCTACATACTCACACGGGAACACCTGGACAACCGGGGCCGGCAACTGCTGCGCTACACCGGAGCCGGAGACCAGGGTCCCTTTGAAATCATCATCACCCGGGACCGGCCCCTTTTTTTCATTGAACACAATGCCGAACTGCCCGGCCATATCCCCCTTGACCAGCGGCGGCCGGTGGACCTTGCCGCCTTTGACGGGACATCAGTGGATGTCCTTTATTTTAAAACCCAATCCCAGTTATACAGGGCTCGAAAGCTATTGCAGGATCTGGGGGTCACAACCTTTGAGGCAGACATCCTTCCTGAAGATCGCTATCTCATGGAACGGTTTATCCATGGAAGCGTTGAAATCATGGGGACCTGGCGTTCCAGGGCCGGCCTGGTGACATTTACAGATCCGACCCTTAGCCCGGTTGACTGGCAGCCCCGGTTTTCAGTGATGTCCCTGGATATTGAAACCGGCCAGGCAGGACAGCTCTATTCCATTGCCTGCCATTTTAAAGATCCCAAAAGAGAACTTGAACACCCCGGCACCGGCACCATGGGCATTGTTCTGATGAACGACAGCTCCGCCCCCCACCTTGACTTGACCGATACAAACCTGCCCATGGACATGGGACTTTTCCGGGAGAATGTCGAGCCCTTGACCGATACCGGTTGGATGATCCGCCTGCCCGGTGAAAAAGAGATCCTCAACGCCTTTCTGAAAATCATGAACACCCTGGATCCGGATATCCTCATCGGCTGGCACGTTATCGGGTTTGACCTGATGTTCCTTGAAAAAAAATACCGGGAACACGCAATAAAATTTACCCTGGGCCGGAACCAGCTTGTGCCGGAGATCCGGGAGATCCGGAAAGGCACCTATACCACGGATATCTGCGGACGCATCGTCATTGACGGCCCCCCATCCCTCCGGGCCGCCTTTTATTCGTTTGATAATTTTCGCCTGGAAACCGTGGCCTCTGAAATCCTGCGAAAAGGCAAGGACATCGGTGACGATCAGGACAAGGTCCCGGAGATCGAAAGACGGTTCAGGCAGGATAAAACAGGTCTTGCCCGGTACAATCTGCTGGACTGCACCCTGGTCTGGGAGATTTTTAAAAAAATCGGCCTCATTGACCTGATCCTGAAACGGGCCCAGCTTTCAGGCCTTGCCATGGACCAGGTGGGCCGGTCTGTGGCCGCCTTTGATCATTTCATGCTGCCCAAAATCCACCGCAACGGCCTGGTGGCCCCCAATGTAAAGGATATCAAGGATATCGGCAATGCCCCGGGGGGCTGGGTTTTTACCAAATTACCGGGTTTTTTTGAGCAGATCGCGGTGTTTGATTTTAAAAGCCTGTACCCTTCGATTATTCGAACCTTTAAGATTGATCCGTTGTCCCGGTTAAATGCCCATGTCCATCCCCTGACCACCCCGGTAAACACCACTTTTTCCCGGGATGTCCATGTGCTTCCCGAATTCATCACCACCCTCATGGAAAACCGGGACAGGGCCAAAAAAGCAAGGGATCCCCATCTGTCCCAGGCTGTTAAGATTCTGATGAACAGCTTCTACGGGGTCATGGGAACCACCCGGAGCCGGTTTTACAATCCGGATTTATCCCGATCCATTACCGGGTCCGGGCGGTGGCTGCTGAAAAGGACCCGGGACTTTCTGGAACAAAAAGGCTACTCGGTTCTCTACGGAGACACAGATTCCGTGTTCGTTCAATTAAAGGCGAATGAATTTAAAGACGGCAGACAGGCCGGCGAAAAGCTTGCCCGGCAGATGAACGACTATCTGACCCGGACCCTGAAATCCGAATTTAACCTTGAATCCCATCTGGAAATTGAATTTGAAAAGCTGTTTGCCCGTTTTTTTCTTCCGGCCCTGAGGGGCGGCGGGAAAAGCGCTAAAAAAAGATACGCAGGCCTTTTACAAAAAGGGGATAAACAGGAACTGGTCTTTACGGGCCTGGAGTTTGTCCGGTCCGACTGGACCCGCTTTGCCCGGCAATTCCAATATGATTTATTCCACCGGGTCTTCCAGGACCAGGAGGTAGCCGTTTGGATCCGGCAGAAGATAATGGATTTGAAAAAGCATGTCCATGACCCGGATCTGGTCTATCGAAAGCGGCTGACCAAGCCGGTCCGGGAGTATGTTAAAATGGTTCCCCCCCACGTGAAAGCGGCCCGGCTCCTCAAGGGCCGACAGGAGAATCCCAGGGAAATCGCCTATGTCATGACCCTGAGGGGGCCTGTTCCCACGGCACTGCCCCATGACGACCTGGATTATAACCACTATATTGAAAAACAGCTCAAGCCCATTGCAGATGCGGTGCTCCTTTTCTTTGACCTGAGCGTTGCCGACATCATGGGGGGAAAACAGCTGAGCCTGTTCTAG
- a CDS encoding ATP-binding protein produces the protein MLTHYPINLQIQQIVASLETNIQRFHDTLNELRRLSLALFQETRVSDSDIENWFQEEEFAVDEDGFWLSIPLLKAFRKNKAPKNAISYSWHPDLVQNGEACSRMYCLRNIGPFLDEIRSRLPHAAWVYYQDITNTSIQFPYIDQITAITPDFDWTTYHTFQSVTPENNPGGRIQWTRPTIDYAGEGLILSVSIPLELKGNFIGLWSIDLPMASLYPDFIFDTLLQGQVNFIIDQGGRLVAHPSIEASIDLEKGSIFQQHFHDLGPEFKGLNPDELLEQKKGQFPLTSTKGGTDLIAYFEVIPGIQWIFFSTFPRQSMEDAVNQRIRMALDRVRSGDFSYRLDNVSSIEEVKLITNAYNEMALALENQEKIREQVQSEKERLEVRLQHFQKMESMGTLAGGIAHDFNNILSPIMGYSELLLMDLPKEGPNHEMVQQIHLAASRAKDLTRQILTFSRQGELNNQVVRFQIIINEALKLLRSSIPRDIEILNNIQPDCAKVFADPTKLHQILMNLCTNAFHAVQKNSGKFEVCLEEIIIINKDEPGMEGLVPGRYARLTVSDSGCGMDASTLAQIFDPYFTTKEEGKGTGLGLSVTYGIVRKLNGDIKVYSEPGKGTTFHVFLPTVDVPEESKKALEASVAEGTERILFIDDEESVAMMGQKILQKYGYHVSIYKDSIQALKAFKESPEAFDLVVTDMAMPGMTGDILARHLKACKKDIPVILCTGFSEKISQGTYHESDIDEFLMKPFSIAKFIGTVRKILDNRG, from the coding sequence ATGTTAACACATTACCCCATTAATTTGCAGATTCAACAGATCGTTGCATCCCTTGAAACCAACATCCAGCGGTTTCATGATACCTTAAACGAACTGAGAAGGCTTTCCCTTGCACTGTTCCAGGAAACCCGGGTCAGTGATTCAGACATTGAAAACTGGTTCCAGGAAGAAGAATTTGCAGTTGATGAAGACGGTTTCTGGCTCAGTATCCCACTCTTAAAGGCATTTCGGAAAAATAAAGCCCCCAAAAATGCAATTTCCTACTCCTGGCATCCGGACCTTGTCCAAAACGGGGAAGCCTGTTCACGTATGTACTGCCTGAGAAATATAGGGCCTTTTCTCGACGAAATTCGTTCCAGGTTGCCCCATGCCGCATGGGTTTATTACCAGGACATTACTAATACCTCAATTCAATTTCCCTATATTGACCAGATCACAGCCATTACCCCGGATTTTGACTGGACAACCTACCACACATTTCAATCCGTGACCCCGGAAAATAATCCAGGGGGCCGGATCCAATGGACACGTCCCACCATTGACTATGCCGGGGAAGGGCTTATCCTGTCGGTGTCCATTCCCCTGGAACTTAAGGGCAATTTTATCGGACTGTGGAGCATTGACCTTCCCATGGCAAGTCTTTACCCCGATTTTATCTTTGACACCCTTTTACAGGGCCAGGTCAACTTTATAATCGACCAGGGGGGCCGTCTTGTGGCCCACCCCTCCATTGAAGCCTCCATTGACCTGGAAAAGGGGAGCATTTTTCAACAGCATTTTCATGACTTGGGGCCTGAATTCAAGGGTTTGAATCCGGATGAACTACTGGAACAAAAGAAAGGGCAGTTTCCCCTGACTTCGACCAAGGGGGGAACCGATTTAATTGCCTATTTTGAAGTTATTCCCGGCATCCAGTGGATCTTTTTTTCAACCTTTCCCCGACAATCCATGGAAGATGCCGTTAACCAGAGAATAAGGATGGCCCTTGACCGGGTCAGATCTGGAGACTTTTCCTACCGGCTTGACAACGTATCCAGCATTGAAGAGGTCAAGTTGATCACCAATGCCTATAACGAAATGGCCCTGGCCCTTGAAAATCAGGAAAAAATAAGAGAACAGGTCCAATCGGAAAAGGAAAGGCTTGAGGTAAGACTCCAGCATTTTCAGAAAATGGAATCCATGGGTACCCTGGCAGGGGGGATAGCCCATGATTTCAACAATATTCTCTCTCCAATCATGGGGTATTCCGAGCTTTTATTGATGGATCTTCCAAAGGAGGGCCCCAACCATGAAATGGTGCAGCAGATCCATCTGGCCGCATCCAGGGCAAAGGATTTAACCCGGCAGATTCTCACCTTCAGCCGCCAGGGTGAATTGAACAACCAGGTGGTGCGGTTCCAGATAATAATCAACGAAGCCCTTAAGCTTCTGCGATCGTCCATTCCCAGGGATATTGAAATTCTTAATAATATCCAGCCTGACTGTGCCAAGGTTTTTGCCGATCCCACCAAACTTCACCAGATTCTTATGAATCTTTGTACCAATGCCTTCCATGCGGTCCAGAAGAACAGCGGAAAATTTGAAGTATGCCTGGAAGAGATAATAATTATTAATAAGGATGAACCGGGCATGGAGGGACTTGTCCCGGGTCGCTATGCCCGTCTCACTGTTTCTGATTCGGGCTGCGGCATGGATGCCAGTACCCTGGCGCAGATCTTTGATCCCTATTTCACAACTAAAGAGGAGGGAAAGGGTACCGGACTGGGCCTTTCGGTCACCTACGGCATCGTCAGAAAACTCAACGGAGATATCAAGGTATATTCCGAGCCTGGCAAGGGCACAACTTTCCATGTTTTTCTGCCCACAGTAGACGTTCCGGAAGAATCGAAAAAAGCCCTGGAGGCGTCGGTTGCTGAAGGAACCGAACGTATTCTTTTCATTGATGATGAGGAAAGCGTTGCCATGATGGGTCAGAAAATTCTCCAGAAATACGGGTACCATGTTTCGATTTACAAAGACAGTATTCAGGCCCTTAAGGCATTTAAGGAATCCCCGGAAGCCTTTGATCTTGTGGTCACGGACATGGCCATGCCCGGGATGACCGGTGACATTCTGGCAAGACATTTAAAGGCCTGTAAAAAAGATATCCCCGTCATCCTCTGCACCGGGTTCAGCGAGAAAATATCACAGGGAACTTACCATGAAAGTGATATTGATGAATTTCTCATGAAGCCCTTCAGTATTGCAAAATTTATAGGCACAGTCAGAAAAATCCTGGACAACCGGGGCTAA
- a CDS encoding response regulator: MLSPEFNVSIYKDSIQALKAFKESPEAFDLVVTDMAMPGMTGDILARHLKACKKDIPVILCTGFSEKISQGTYHESDIDEFLMKPFSIAKFIGTVRKILDNRG; encoded by the coding sequence ATTCTGTCCCCGGAATTCAATGTTTCGATTTACAAAGACAGTATTCAGGCCCTTAAGGCATTTAAGGAATCCCCGGAAGCCTTTGATCTTGTGGTCACGGACATGGCCATGCCCGGGATGACCGGTGACATTCTGGCAAGACATTTAAAGGCCTGTAAAAAAGATATCCCCGTCATCCTCTGCACCGGGTTCAGCGAGAAAATATCACAGGGAACTTACCATGAAAGTGATATTGATGAATTTCTCATGAAGCCCTTCAGTATTGCAAAATTTATAGGCACAGTCAGAAAAATCCTGGACAACCGGGGCTAA
- a CDS encoding aldehyde ferredoxin oxidoreductase N-terminal domain-containing protein — MNLPGRSANRVIAVVDLEKSSMIQTLPTAEMVESIGGAAVNTLLLEKYSQQVPLVLGTGPLTGGFAPASCLMAASFCSSDRGICHVPVVINSGPMLKLSGIDFVVFTGQAPRPCVVVISKDNIHIETADDLAGMSIPATVKRLKSRGIKEVALVTGPDVHSSSRHHSASTSVFGGFDRCGLAGYMASKNIRAIVLNGGGEIDFNDKDLETSRVLNGQVHKQLPRSRPMTVLGKITGSNPARKLVKKYFNHSHACFHCPVGCINFLKFSGMQTRTEQVDTRGIFILDHQGFAALSKTRPKDAHILMEKALAMGLDPLALAGEMDERTGFEQALAQMENKAEPGIEKKATSQLPPGISIEAYHRFGGALPQIIPPNTKKSFSTWEEQVAFAMIVGVCPIPQLLFPAMSSSAFMPFITRDQDQVKLFYRCLEKSIEKVLRCIPGQDDRECFNNKRVVI, encoded by the coding sequence ATGAATCTTCCAGGCAGATCTGCAAACAGGGTTATCGCTGTCGTGGACCTTGAAAAATCATCCATGATACAGACATTGCCAACAGCAGAAATGGTCGAATCCATTGGTGGGGCAGCGGTGAATACCCTCTTACTGGAAAAATACAGTCAGCAGGTGCCCCTGGTTCTGGGAACCGGGCCCCTTACTGGCGGGTTTGCACCGGCATCCTGTCTGATGGCCGCATCTTTTTGTTCAAGCGACAGGGGGATTTGCCATGTCCCGGTGGTCATTAACTCCGGGCCGATGTTAAAGCTTTCCGGAATAGATTTTGTTGTCTTTACAGGCCAGGCTCCCAGGCCCTGTGTGGTGGTTATTTCAAAGGATAACATCCATATTGAAACAGCAGATGATCTTGCAGGAATGAGTATCCCAGCAACGGTGAAACGATTGAAGTCCAGGGGCATAAAGGAAGTTGCCCTGGTGACCGGCCCTGATGTCCATTCTTCCAGCAGACATCATTCTGCTTCCACGTCTGTGTTCGGTGGTTTTGATCGGTGTGGGCTGGCCGGTTATATGGCATCCAAAAATATTCGGGCCATTGTTCTCAACGGTGGGGGCGAAATTGACTTTAATGACAAGGATCTTGAGACGAGTCGTGTTTTAAACGGCCAGGTTCACAAACAATTGCCCAGATCCAGGCCCATGACGGTATTGGGTAAAATTACGGGCAGCAATCCTGCCAGAAAACTGGTGAAAAAATATTTCAATCATTCCCATGCCTGTTTTCATTGCCCTGTGGGATGTATTAATTTTTTGAAATTTTCTGGCATGCAAACCCGTACAGAACAAGTTGATACCCGGGGTATTTTTATCCTTGATCATCAGGGCTTTGCTGCCCTGTCCAAAACCCGTCCAAAAGATGCCCACATCCTTATGGAAAAAGCCTTGGCCATGGGTCTGGATCCATTGGCTTTAGCCGGGGAGATGGATGAGCGAACAGGGTTTGAACAGGCCCTGGCACAAATGGAAAACAAGGCTGAACCTGGAATTGAAAAAAAGGCAACGTCACAATTGCCTCCTGGTATATCCATTGAAGCTTACCACCGTTTTGGCGGTGCACTGCCGCAAATTATTCCTCCAAACACAAAGAAATCTTTCAGTACCTGGGAGGAGCAAGTGGCCTTTGCCATGATTGTTGGCGTCTGCCCCATTCCACAACTGCTTTTTCCGGCCATGTCATCTTCTGCATTCATGCCCTTTATCACCCGGGATCAAGACCAGGTTAAACTCTTTTACCGCTGTCTTGAAAAAAGTATTGAAAAAGTTCTCCGCTGCATTCCCGGTCAGGACGACCGGGAATGCTTTAACAATAAGCGGGTGGTTATTTGA
- a CDS encoding 4Fe-4S dicluster domain-containing protein, translating to MPESIQLGMDDIRPLPGKGKSIKHPPTIVFDPSRCTGCGTCEMVCSARQVNAIAPSFAAVKNLRSEERGNNFTVLCLHCQEPLCIPACPVRAIEKGKDGIVRINPALCTGCGICALACPEAAPMITPDGTVRKCDLCDGDPACVKCCPEGALTFTRGKRLGWIRWIRWPVQVLAFFMLVMVLAGTFCYFKAGSVSLACPAGFLQNLASTKILVLTGLVSASVLLVLTLFLGRIFCGFICPFGFFLDLVGKIVPKFGLPGFLKGRLIKYGILAGAVGTSAGLGCQAFCTVCPIGSLCRSYGPNGILNGFQLGVFPVVAALEMGEKRSWCRYFCPVGAVLALAAKIGVVKIVIGAQQCKKFSCMQCADVCPMGIIDKDALRQGISPEIPMSECIMCMRCIDACRYGGAKIRFRWQKTAPLGGKI from the coding sequence ATGCCGGAATCTATTCAGCTGGGTATGGATGACATACGGCCTTTGCCTGGCAAGGGAAAATCCATAAAACATCCGCCAACAATTGTTTTTGATCCTTCCAGATGCACAGGATGCGGTACCTGTGAAATGGTCTGTTCAGCACGACAGGTTAATGCCATTGCACCCTCGTTTGCTGCTGTTAAAAATCTTCGTTCAGAAGAGCGGGGTAATAATTTTACCGTGCTGTGTCTCCATTGTCAGGAACCTCTGTGTATTCCCGCCTGTCCCGTCCGTGCCATTGAAAAGGGCAAAGACGGGATTGTCCGGATCAACCCTGCCCTGTGCACGGGGTGCGGTATTTGTGCCCTTGCTTGCCCCGAGGCTGCTCCAATGATCACCCCTGACGGAACCGTCAGAAAATGTGACCTGTGTGACGGGGATCCGGCCTGTGTAAAATGCTGCCCGGAAGGAGCACTTACCTTTACCCGGGGGAAACGGCTGGGCTGGATTCGATGGATTCGATGGCCGGTTCAGGTCCTGGCGTTTTTTATGCTGGTGATGGTGCTGGCCGGCACCTTCTGCTATTTCAAAGCCGGGTCTGTGTCCCTGGCATGTCCGGCAGGCTTTTTACAAAATCTTGCTTCAACAAAGATTCTGGTGCTGACCGGTCTTGTTTCAGCATCTGTTCTTCTGGTGCTGACCCTTTTTCTGGGCCGGATCTTTTGCGGGTTTATCTGCCCGTTTGGGTTTTTCCTGGATCTTGTGGGAAAGATTGTCCCAAAGTTCGGACTGCCCGGATTTTTAAAAGGACGGCTGATCAAGTACGGGATCCTGGCCGGGGCAGTGGGTACCAGTGCAGGCCTGGGTTGCCAGGCATTCTGTACGGTCTGTCCCATTGGAAGTCTTTGCCGGTCCTATGGTCCCAATGGCATTCTCAACGGATTTCAGCTGGGTGTATTTCCGGTTGTTGCCGCCCTTGAAATGGGAGAAAAAAGGTCCTGGTGCCGATATTTTTGTCCGGTGGGGGCGGTCCTGGCCCTGGCCGCAAAAATAGGGGTTGTTAAAATCGTGATTGGCGCACAGCAGTGTAAAAAATTTTCCTGCATGCAGTGTGCCGATGTCTGCCCCATGGGAATTATCGACAAAGATGCTTTAAGACAGGGGATTTCACCTGAAATTCCCATGTCCGAATGCATCATGTGCATGCGATGCATTGATGCCTGCAGATACGGGGGAGCCAAAATCAGGTTCAGGTGGCAGAAAACTGCTCCCCTGGGAGGGAAAATATGA